From Hippoglossus hippoglossus isolate fHipHip1 chromosome 14, fHipHip1.pri, whole genome shotgun sequence:
tggcaaaaataaaaattatttaAGTATAGGCCAAATAAAATTTTCCTAAaggtgtttttgtcatttttggtCATTCGTTTCACACTGATGTCGAGCGTTGGGGGGGAGACCTCATGATTGAAACTGATTTGTGATTGGTTGGCTGAGTGTTTTCCACAAAGTCAACTGTGCTGCACTTGCTGAACTTCTGTGACCCGGGCCATTTCCTGGGTTGTGCAATATGTCGTCATTGTCGGCAGATGTGTACGTGTATATGTGAACTGGGGCATATGTATGGAAGTATTACAGGCCAATGAGTGAGAGGCTTTATTTTATGTGAAACTGCAGGTTGGACAGTGCCCAGAGCAAGTGAGaagaagtgaagacatgttgtccatctttgtatagACAGACTTTAGTTAAGACAAGACATTGTCATATGAGTGCATGTCTGACTGTTGTGATGTTAGTGGTGTTTATGACGTACCTTTGTTACAGGAGTTAAAGTTGGTCTGTCCGTGAGTCTTCAAGTGGCTGGTGATGTAGGCTGCACTCAGCATCTTCCCACAGATGCTGCAGGTGACCTTGCCTTCATGCCGGATCATGTGGGAACGGAGTCGGTCTTTGGTGGCGAAAGCAGAGGTACAGGCCTGCAGCCGCACAGCAGACAGAGTCAGTGGAATGAGATAATACGAAAAACAATCATAATAAAAATAGCAGGGAGCTGAGGGTAATGAATCTTACCGTTACTTGACATTTAAACGGTCTTTCTGAGGAATGCACATGCTTCACATGGCAGCTCAAGTGGTCTGGCCTAGattccaaaacaaaacaaagccaTGTTTAATCACAGTTGGACAGTGATGCAGCAAGCTGCAGTTGAGTCACACAACATCTTCTTGACAGTGTTTCCGCTTCTAAGGAAActcaaaagaaaagaacaaggaAAGAGCAAATTTGTTGATTCATATTGACAATTTAATAGTGTTGGTCCTTGAACTGAAAATaactaaacatttaaaaacacagacagtgcCATCATCAATTATAATACTATGTTGTCTGCCACAGATACCTAATTAATTAGGTAACAATGCAACAGCTATTAAGTGAACATATACTTCAAAAATATTTgctattctgtttttttttaacaccttACAAGTGCTGTATCTGCAGAAGCTTGCTGATGTGCTCTGTTTACTTTGATAATGAGGGGCTGggcacacaaaaaaacccaaaatTTCAGTCAATGGCAGTTAATTCTCCATGATCAATCGCGCGTGAGTTAGTTTGACCTactttcaaaaacacaacacacagatagTTTTTTCCAACAGTGACCACTTTTTTTTCTACTATGAAGCTACTTTATTTgctttagtttatttttctaacaTCACCGACATTACTTACTTACTTAGAGTTTGCAGTTATTGCCTGATAGTTTCTGACTAAAACAGACTGAAGGtacacatctctctctctgagcatTAGGGGGAGATTATGTAGGCCACAATGTTAACTTAACTTCATTAACATCATGGGATGGGGGTTcgattttagtttttctgacaATGGTATACTTAAGTAAGGGTATGTACAAAAACAGTGAGCTGTGAAGTGTATTGAACTGTTTGAAGGTTACACCAACAACaccgacaaacaaacaaacatgcaggaCCGATCATGCAGTGTTTATCTGATGTAGAACTTATGAGAATTCCCTGCTTATCCCGTCTTGCAAGAAAACCTGCCTCTTGACCTTTACAGCGAAACTGCAGCATTCACAAATTCTTCTTGGCAGTGCTCCGTCTTAGTTTGCGTGTTAATTCTCGTGAAGCTGTGAGCTGAATCATGTTAGAAGTGCCATATTGGAGCTTGTAAGGGCTACAACACTGGCAGCTGCCCCCTAACCGGAAAGTTTCATGCTgatagattgttttttttaaaatacaaatgagAAGAGCCAAGTAGAATTTTCTCAGTTGGGCCATGAACCGGAATCaaggcttttttttgttgccctCCTGACGAGCAGAGGGGCAAACTCCAGACAGCGTCTGCTTGGAGATCTGGCCGAGTGGCAGTGACTCAGTGCACTGTTATTCAGTCCCCATTCTCACTTTCCAGTATGCTGATGAATCCCTGCCCCACGTCACTGTGATGGAGGCATGCCTGAAAGTGCCCTACACAGCACGGTGCTAGTGTTACAGCTTGGCCAGGGCACACTGTTAAAGTTGTGTTGCTGTACATCAACTCTTATGCTGTAATCGATAGTCCTTGCTCACTTGTTGCTGATTTACATAAACAAGATCTTTCAGCTCACTGGAGGACAAGTAGATGTTTGCTGTGTTGATaaatctaaaaacacaaaaggcacGTTGAGCCCTCCCTTGGACAAACTACTTATTGGCTACATAGTCAGTGTGTTGACCTGAACTTTACTGCAAGGTTCACTGAATTCCCGGGGGAACGAGTCTGTGACATGCTGGCGGGAACCACAAAGTGACAAGTGACGCCTCCCCTCCCTTAATACTCTACCACTAGTGCTCTTCCTTGTGCGACAGTTAAAGCATGTGGTTGAAGTGGTGTGGGGGTCAGTGCAAGTACAAGTCTGAAATTACTTAGGACAactataaacaataaaaaaaaaaacacagacaatggGACGCTATGTGGAGAGTAGATGGTCACTTTGCAGGAAATAATGCTGTGGGCGTAGACAACCAAACACCAATTACTTAATCATTGATATACAAGTCATGGGTCGCTATTCAGCCAACATTTGGTAAACAACACCAAACATAAAAGGTGGTAATTTATGAGTTTATGGGGTTAGACTTTAGTTTAGCGATCATGTCTTATTTTGAGCTGATTCTCGAGTGCTAATCAGAAAGTTGTATGTGTGTTACAATTATCACGGTGCTATTTTGAAATTCAACGCAAACAAGTCATGTCATCTCTCCTAAATCCTGGAATGCATAAACCTGAAACCTGAAACCTGTCTCCATTCCAATATGAATAAATTTGATCTTACGTGCACATTTCCTCTTTACGGTTGTTACTTATTGATTGAAAGCATATGAGTTTCCAAAAGCAGTTGTAAGAAATCTTTTTGGGCATTTGCCGCCATTTGCAACTATCATTATGCATCGTCCCTGATGCTGCTCAGCCCATTGCCCAACTAACACCtcctcacatacacatacagaaGAGCTGAAAGCCACCTCCTTTTGTTCTGGAGTATAACATGCAGAGGTTCACAGGCCGAGAAAACATCCCATCCCAAACAAACCAGTGTCTAGTGCAGCGATGAGGACATGACTCCCAGCTGGACCCTGCTGGAGaagactgtgtgttttttgggcCTGTCTCAACTCAAGGAGCAGGTTTACTGAATTAGCTGGGTCAGTCTGGTCCAAGAGGGAGCATAGCAACTTATTCCACTACCTTAAGAGCTATATGAGGAATGTACAAAGACATTTGAAACGAGTAATGTAATCTCCCCATGAAATCTGCTGCCAGCAGTTAACAGCCAATCATTGCTCAGGGTTTGCCAGTGTGACGCCCTATGACAAGTGTGTCTGGTGGCATAGAGAAGAAAATAACTTTACATTAGAGATACCAAAGAGTGAAACATACAGTTTACAAACCATTCAAATATTGCCAAAGGTATTAAAAAGAATTAAGTTGTgcaacaatataaatacaacagTGTCAGTCTTGATATTTTTAGGCCGCTTAACCTTTACTTTAACAGTTACCTCCACCCAAAAAAAATGATCCTTACCTGGAAAAGCCTTTcccacacacagaacatacgTAGGGCTTGTGGACTCCACCGTCATGAGAGCGAACATGGTAGGTCATTCTGTCTTTCCTTTTAAAGCGCTGCTGGCAGATGGGGCACTCAAAAGGCTTCTCGTCGGAATGGGACAGCTTGTGGCGATTCAGGTGGTACACATCACGAAATGCTTTGCCACACATCTCACACCCGTGGTTTTTCTTGACGGGTTTGGCGGGTTTCTTGATGATATTTTGCTGTGGCATGTTGCCCATTGCGGACGACGTCATGATACTCGTGCCTGAGGAAACCGAGGTGGTTGCTGTGGAGAGGAGGCCTGCTACCGTGGAGATGTAGGGAGGGTTCATGTTCTCTCGTGGCATGGAGGAGATCATCGGTACCATGGTGGGCGGTGTATGGGCTGTCTTCTTTGGCCGGGACACCATTTTGATGCCGGTGTGGCTGGACTCGTGGCGTCGCAGGTGGTAGCTGTCACGGAAAGCCTTGTTGCAGTAGCCGCAGACAAACGGTGTTTTGCCTTTGTGTTCCTTCTTGATCACAGGCATTGGTGGCCGTGCACCTCCGCTGGCCACATTATCTTTGAGGAGATCCGCAGCACTGGTGGGTGGCTTATGGTCAAGTTGGATGGGCAGGATAGGCTTCTGGTCAATTTGATCTGCTCCTGAATTGAGAAGCGGCAGCAGGTTGTTCTGGGCCAtatggtgctggtgctggtgatgGAGGGCCTCATTTGCCTGCTgttgaaacaaacacacaaatacaaagattGGGTTTTGGTGAAGTCATGATTAATTACAGGATGAGCTTTTAAGAAGGGTAATCATTTATTGTTGGTGAACAGATACTatatcagaaatactttattgatccaagggggaaaaaacatatataatataaaatacaccTTAATATTGGAGAATGTAGCTTTAAAGCAACAGAACTGTGTCAAAACGCATAGCTCTACATGAGAATTACCACAACAAATCAAGTGTTGCTGAtagctgcaccaccaccactggGAGTTTGTCAGGAGTCAACTAGGACATGAATACAACGAGGGTTAGATATTTCAGATGTTGAAGAATACACAATGAGCACTAGATCTGTCAGTAAAGAGGTTGACGCAGCATGCCAGTAATGCTAAAGAATCCAGATATACTGGATGAAAAATGACCCTGTAGCCATGCCTCTAATTTGCTATACAGAGAACACTTTAACTTCCAAGAAGGCTCTAAAGAGCAGGCCATTAGCTACGTGACAGAAATCGGTTAGGGGATACGTTGAAGTTAGATTGCGATTCAGTGTTGGAGTGAATAATGCACACATGTAGACAATCAACAGGGTGCACAGTGGCACAACTGCTCACTGGCTATTTGGCCATCTACATTGTGAAATTGTGGTTTTGTCTGCTGCTAATCGTTGCCAACTGCCATGGCAGAAATGGGATAAAGGGGCTAGGTGCAAttagcagcagcacaaacaactGTTTTTTAAGTTGGATTTCACTCATATAGTTTATCAGACACTATTTGCATCGCTTGCCTAAGCCCTGACCTAAAACAAGATCATTTTACCCAAGGGAGACTGCTAAAACAAACAGGCAGCTCCTAAAAAAAGGATTTACTAAAAATGATTCAGTGAATTTTGTGTGGGCAACAACCACTGAGGAAGAGGGTTAACGACAGCCAAAGGCAGAGAATTCCAATAACATTCTTACCTAACCATTAATAGCCTGGGTATTTTTAAGGTAAGTgtcccaaaaacaaaacaaaaacaacagcacaattGTATTACAGAGATAAGATAATCCTGATAACCATGTACTCAACACCGATATAGAACAAATTCAACCCATCCTGTTGCTGCTTTCAAAGGATCACTTTTTTTGTCAGGCTGCCGCAAGCAATTTATATCggttgtgtttttcagcttAGGGTGGTTATGTTCTAACCAGGGTTTTGCCTTCCATCTACATTTTGACAAGTACACAGCTCACATCAGTATTTAATGAGTCACCCCCCAGTGAGTTGCCATAGATTCTTGTTGACCCAGTAACTATTCTGCCTGCATAGACAGAAATGAACAGAGAAGCCAAACACAGAGTAGCAAACACCCTGAAAGGATGGATGCTAATGGTAATTCATTGATTCCTGTTAGTTCAAATTTCTCTGTAGTTCTATTGTTATATTGTGTTTACTTAAGACAGCAGTTTTTGTACATATCATACCTGTATATAAAAATTGTATTATAGTAAACGGACACATTCACAACTGGTTTGTCAACCACCAGCCAGAAAGGGCAAGGTGAAATACTTGACCTTTCCCTTTGAGGTTCAATCATCCATCGAAGAAGGCCAGCCAAGAAAGAAGATGcaaaggaggaggcaggggatagaaaagaaaaatgaaccGCACAATGTCCTCCTTATGTCATCTAGCCTATTGTGAAAGACACAAATCTGAGCAGTGATGCACTTGGGCCTCAGCAGGGGATCTTTGTATGCTCATCTTCATTGATTTGGCTCATCTATTCATGAGACAGGGACATTGTTTATCCCCACACTGCTCGGCGAAACTAGCCACCATTCCCTTGTACGCAATGGGACCTGGGAACTCATGGGGAATGCCACCAAGCCCACCCATCCATTTGTCCGAGCACCTGCTCACACTTGCCACCTTCGAGGATTAGCCATCATCATGCCAATGCTAACCCTTCCACTGGCACACCAGGGGTGGGGTAGAGTGGGGGGCTTTATGtttgggtgggggtgggggtggggggtacCAGCCGGGAACCCTCTTTGTGAAGCTTGTGAACAGCAGACATAGTCGCTGCAGACAGCCTGGTCTCTATACAGAGGTGCAGGGCCTGTAAGCTGCTGTGCTTTCATGCAGCTCTGACCATTTTGACACAAATGTGCTCTGACAACTGGGACTGCTCCCTCATAAATAACATCAAAATGGAGGGAGGGTCCTGGTGGCTCTGCGGGCCACTGTAGACTGAGCTCACGGTTCGATTTAGATTATGCATTGTTTCTTCGATTGCATCTCCACAGTTACATTAAAAGGGGAAGGAACAAAAGCTTAAAATATTGAATACAATTCATTTTTCTGGTACGCGTCAAgtctttgttttaatgtttttataagtACTGAAATCTTGACACGTACTTGCAAAACATCCCTTTTGTActgtttttcatctttatgGGTGTTTTTCATTGCCTGTGAAAGTATGTGGAGACTGCAGGGATTCAGTGCCCCGTTTGTTGCAATTTGGGTGTTTTAGATACTGCGAGGAGTTAGAAAATgtttcaaagtttgttttgatgaACCAATTCCTTCACCTGGATTTGGACGGCAGCTTGTAAGAGGACAGCATCAGCCTTTTCTAAACTAATCACCATTCCATAAATgcaaaacaactgaactgaataAATCCAAAACCTCCAAACAGCTTTGTCCTATAAATAGGTGGAAGGTAAGAGCTACCTTTATCTCAacttattttaactgttttgaAATAGTAAGCCAGCTCATATAAAGGACAAGTCTGATGAAGGATACATATGGCACAGACGAGTAAGTTATTTTTGGCATAACAGCTACTATGAAGTTGATCATCTTGATGAACTTGGGAGTTCAACACCAAAACCCCTATGTCACAAAGGATATTCTAGGAAATTGTGTCAAATAAATAACTCTTTAATAGTTAACTAAAAAAGTCACCTTTTGCCTACATAACCACTGCAGTTACAAAGAGGCATGAGAACACCAGGTGAGAGGTATTTGTAACATTGACGTAAAACACTCATCCCCAGAGTCGCTCATAATTTGAATCCATGCTGTAATCTCACAAACGTTCGACTGttatacacttttattttctaaaatgcaTTATTACCACAATGCTGCAAGGCAACAAACCTATATCATAGTAGACATTTTGGCTTGTTAAATCAGGCAAAGCACACATGTAACTGGTAACAATAAAACCTAAAGTCCAGGTAGGTAAACTGGTTCAGGGCCCTGGTAAATGTTTTTGAGCCACTATTAAAACAATGCATTTCATCCCAGCCTTGCATGCTATGACAAGCCCATGTCTGCCGCCTCCAGTACAATACATGACACTGATGAAATATTTCTCACTGATTGTGTTAAGCCACCATTTTAAATAGGATACCAATTATTTTTAAGAATTATCAAAACTACATAATGGGGGGATTGTGCTAATGAGTGGCAAAAGACAAGGGAAAAACACTGGGACTTAAATCTAAAGTTTATGATTGAAGCTAAAGCTCCATTCATCAATATATTTACACGTACAGTAAATCAGAAACAAAAATCAGTTGCCAGAAAGTAACTGGTTAGTGAACAAAGTTGAGCATAGCAAGCTTAAGGCTTCTAGATTTAATGGCTATGAATTTTTGTCTTATAATATAATCTAGTTGAAATAATGTCAGACAACGAAGGATTACTTAATGACTCCACTGTATGACTGTGCAGTCCAGgccataataaaaaaaacatgaatcacaATAGGGTCTCAACTGTAGCCTGATGAATACCGCATGCATAATTTACTGAACATATATATTAATAGGAGATACAACCGTACGTAGGGTGATATTCAAGCTCATTTACAAACGATATAGAGAAATTAAAACACCTGACCAGGCATTTTAACAAGAATACGTTATTCACTTTTGATAAAATTCCTTTTGACAAAAGGTAACACAGCAGAAACCTACATTGCTTCAAAGCAATTGATAATGGctgaatgaaaatgttgctCTCCAAATGATCATCGCACACAGTTTTACATAGTAACAGTGCGAGGTATGCGATACATGCAGCAGGGCCTCTGGCAAGACGCCAAACACCCGCATAACAAGCCACAAAGTCCATCTGCCTTTTTCATCAGGAAGAAACAGTGCTCAGAGATGTGAGCATCAATCTCTGACAGCAGAGCAAAAGTATCCATgtgccacaaaaaaaaacagatgcacCCTTTTAAAGCTCGGGTGTGTAACTTTTCTACAGCATCCCATGGTGCACCATTCATATTCTTCTTAGCTATTAATTGCCTCACACTAAGCAGGGAGTACATTCATTTGTTGGTTTTATCTGCACTTTAATATGTTTACATGGTCGATAGACGGTGCAGAAGATGGTTAGAGATCCAAATTAGACACAGACTGCACATATTCGCCAAAACTATCATAAAGGCTGACTGCCAGCAAGAACTCTGCACCTGACTCTCTTAGGTTTAATACAGTCAACTCATAGGAAGGTAAAATAGTAAACACAGCGAACACCAACTCTGCTGTACTCTCTGGGGACGTAGACTGCGACTGGGTGCAGTGTAATAATTTTAAAAGGTATTATGTGACTGGAACTGCAAAGCTCATTGAGGAGGTTTAGTTCCCATGAGGAGTTTGTAGCAAATGAAACATAACTTTTGTTGCTAATAATCCAGAGAAAAATCTGATTTACGACTTGGTGATGCACCTGTGATTGCTAAATGGGGATATTTTAGggatacatttttattctaattaAAAGCTTGAGTGAACAACATGTGAAACACATCAGTGGAATCCGCGGGAAAACCCTCCATCATTTAAAATATAGCCTTTCCGTTTAATATCCGGGGTCTTCGGTCTCCCATGGTTACACTAGCTTAATTCTTCCATGCTAAGAAAGGCCATGGGAATAAGATATTTCATTCATGTCTGGAACAATAGCCTTCCATCTTTACACAAACAGTTAACCGTGTCAGATCAGGCCATCGCTCCCAACTGCTGCGCCCACTTTACTCACTGgaatatagataaatatatatttatataattgcGTAATGTTGCTGCTAATTTCTAATCAAGCTTCTTGTGTTAGCTGCTGATATGTACATAGTTCACATTCCTTTCCGCCGCGGTAACCGGAATAAATAGAGTAAAACCGAGCTGTGGTAACAAGTCGGGTAacgatgttttttttttattgttgttgttgctgctgatgATCGCAGCAGCCTCGCCCGTATTAAGCTAAATGAGCTAGCGAGTTTTGATGAAGGCAGCCGAAACACCGTTAGCCAACTTGGCTAGTCACTGTGGAACCGGCG
This genomic window contains:
- the LOC117773949 gene encoding vascular endothelial zinc finger 1-like isoform X1; this encodes MEPSWSTFLFQQANEALHHQHQHHMAQNNLLPLLNSGADQIDQKPILPIQLDHKPPTSAADLLKDNVASGGARPPMPVIKKEHKGKTPFVCGYCNKAFRDSYHLRRHESSHTGIKMVSRPKKTAHTPPTMVPMISSMPRENMNPPYISTVAGLLSTATTSVSSGTSIMTSSAMGNMPQQNIIKKPAKPVKKNHGCEMCGKAFRDVYHLNRHKLSHSDEKPFECPICQQRFKRKDRMTYHVRSHDGGVHKPYVCSVCGKGFSRPDHLSCHVKHVHSSERPFKCQVTACTSAFATKDRLRSHMIRHEGKVTCSICGKMLSAAYITSHLKTHGQTNFNSCNKDGNNVCNSSSATPVTISAPITSAMNRGLSHLNNHPITIAAQMNISTNTVNITSQMGLQHPVTITGPVNISSVNIPGTGSMNIAHPVAITSSMPMNIGQLNIAMRSVDSMPFLSQVLPSQPW
- the LOC117773949 gene encoding vascular endothelial zinc finger 1-like isoform X2; this encodes MAQNNLLPLLNSGADQIDQKPILPIQLDHKPPTSAADLLKDNVASGGARPPMPVIKKEHKGKTPFVCGYCNKAFRDSYHLRRHESSHTGIKMVSRPKKTAHTPPTMVPMISSMPRENMNPPYISTVAGLLSTATTSVSSGTSIMTSSAMGNMPQQNIIKKPAKPVKKNHGCEMCGKAFRDVYHLNRHKLSHSDEKPFECPICQQRFKRKDRMTYHVRSHDGGVHKPYVCSVCGKGFSRPDHLSCHVKHVHSSERPFKCQVTACTSAFATKDRLRSHMIRHEGKVTCSICGKMLSAAYITSHLKTHGQTNFNSCNKDGNNVCNSSSATPVTISAPITSAMNRGLSHLNNHPITIAAQMNISTNTVNITSQMGLQHPVTITGPVNISSVNIPGTGSMNIAHPVAITSSMPMNIGQLNIAMRSVDSMPFLSQVLPSQPW